From Magnetococcus sp. PR-3:
CATCCCGATTGCGGGTCATGGCCATAACTTGAGCTTCGGCAGCAACCTCACCATCCACCATTGCTTTACCGCCAAAACGCCAAACTTCACGACGGCGCTTAAGCAGGGTCATCTCAATATGCAGCTGGTGACCGGGCACAACCGGTTTACGGAAGCGTGCTTTATCAATGGCCATAAAATAGACCAACTGCCCACGAATGGACTCAGGGTCGGTATGGCCAGCCAGTAAAGCACCGGCTTGAGCCATAGCTTCAAGAATCAATACCCCAGGCATGACCGGGTGATCGGGAAAGTGGCCTTGAAAATGAGGCTCGTTAAAAGAGACATTTTTAAGGGCCAATATCCGCTCACCAGGGACAGCTTCTACAATGCGGTCAATGAGCAGAAAAGGGTAACGATGGGGCAGAAAAGATAAAATTTCCTGCAATGAGATCGGATCTTGGGACATGCTCTATTCCTGATACCAGTCTTTGGTACGTTCGTTGACAATGGCCAACACATCATCAGTAATATCAATATTGGGTGCATTAAAAGCGGTCATCCGCTTATCCAGCACAAGAATAAAACCACGCTGACGAGAGATATCTTCAATCACCTCACGAACAGCATTGGTGATTCTCCGTGTCACACGGGTCGCTTCTGCTTGTTGATCCCGGTTGCTATCTTCAAAAAAACGCTGAAAATCGCGCTCTTTTTGCGACAGCCGTACCCGTAGCTGGTCTCGAGCATCCTGGGTTAACAAGCGGCTCTTTTGCTGCTGGTCAAGACGAAGTTTTTTAAGCTCTTGTTCTTTACCGGAGACCCTCTTTTGACGGGACTCTAGCTTGCGCTTAAGCATCTTCCGGGCTGAGCGGGCAGCAATGGATTGTGCAATCGCCTGCTGGGTGTTAATGACCGCAATTTTAACCTCAGCAGCCCGACTTTGTGCCACAGGAAACAGCAGGCTCATTGAGAGAACAAAAACGGGAAGGATCTGTGTCCAACTTTTCCACATGTGCGTTTTCCTCAACGTAATTCTTTTACTAGCGTGGTGATCTCACACGCCATGGCAGCGACCCCAATTAGCTCTCTTCGGACACTGCCATAGGACATTCAGCTATCTACCAGGGTCGGATTGTACCCTGTTTTACTCACAGACAACACCCTTGCTGTTTGCCTTAACCAAGCACAATGCCGATTACAGGGAGGTCCCAACGCTGAAGTCAAATGTTCTGGTCTTATCCCAATGCTCTTTCATGAGAGGAAAGCCCAAGTTGACACGCAGGGGTCCAAAGGGCGAGTTCCAATCCACAGCAACCCCAGCAGAAACACGAGGGGATGTGGATTCGTAGACATCGCTGCCCAACGTATCAAAGTTACTGAGAATACCCGCATCAAAGAAGGTAATCCCTTTAACACCTTTATCTTCCAAGCCAATCATGGGGAAGATTAACTCCATGTTGGTACTTGCATAGGCGTTACCACCCATGGAGTCACCATCTGAAACACCACGGGGACCAATACCACTGCTACGGAAACCACGAATCGACTGCGATCCCCCAATTTGATACTTCTCATAGATGGGCACATCGCCACTCCAGCTCTCAACAATACCGGCCTTCATGCGCATGTGCGCAACCAGTTTGCCACCTGGGCGGATAGAGTGGTAGAGGTGGTTATCGGAAGATAAGCGCAAGAAGCGTACATCGCCGCCCAGTCCTGAAAGGTCTGTACGCAGGCTATGACTATGGCCACCAACCGGGCTCTGCTCTTCACGCTTGACCTTATTCATATTCACATCATAACGCAGCATGGACTGTAAATAAGGGCTGTTGGCATATTGAGCTTGAACATAGGTCGAAGCATTGGAGTCAATATCATGGATCTCTACATGGCGTAGATGGTATGAAATATTATTGTAGAGATTATCGGATAAAGGCGCCCCTAAGCGCAGCCCCAATCCATAGGTCGAACGGTCATAGGATGTTGTGCTGGAGTCCTGGACCTTACGGTTATAGATATCAAACCCAGCAGAGATGGGTTTACCTAAGAAGTAGGGTTCGGTAAACGACAGGTCAAAATCAGCTGTACTGGCCGATAAAGAAGCTGAGAAAGAGAGGTTTTGGCCACGGCCCAAGAAGTTCTTTTGGGTAACACTGGCTGACGTCACCACTTTATCGGTGGTCGAGAAACCCGCACCAATAGAGAAAGAACCGGTGGGCTTTTCCTCCACTTTTACTTTGACGTTAACCTGATCTGGATCCTGAGTTTGAGGGGTTTCAATCTCTACCTTCTCAAAGAAATCCAGTCGCTTCAGGGACTCTTTTGTCTTGCGAACTTTAGATGAGGAGAAGCGGTCGCCTTCTACAACTTGAACGGCACGCCGGATCACACTATCGCGGGTTCGTGTATTGCCCACAACATCAACCCGGCTTACATAGACGCGACGTCCTTTGGTTACCTTAAAGTTAATGCCTACGGTATGGGTTTCATCGTCATAGGCCAACTTAGGGCGGATATCCAGGAAGGCGTAGCCAAAGTCACCAATCAAATCGGTTAATTGCTCAATGGACTTACGGACTGCTCGTCGGGAGAACCAAGCACCTTCAGCAACTTTAAGGGCCTCATAGAGCTTGGCTTCTGGTAGCTCGTCAAAATCCCCTGAAATGGAGCTCTTGGCAAACTTGTACCGGGCACCCTCTGTCAACGCATGGGTAATGACAAAGGCTTTTTTATCTGGTGTCAGCTCTGCAATGGAGGAGTTGACCTGTACACGGGCATAACCACCATTTTGATAAGCCGTTCTCAACTGCTCTTTATCGTAAAGCAGTTTCTCTTTGTCATAGGTGTTTTTCTCTGTCAACCACGAGAGCCAATTGGTGGGCTGAATGGAGAGAGCATCCCGCAATTTTTTATCACTGATGTTTTTGTTACCAATGATACGCACTTCACGTACCTTGGACTTTTCCCCCTCTTCAATATCAAAAACCAGTTCAACACGGTTTCCGGAGAGGGTTTTGACATCCAGGTCAATTGTGGCAAGGAAGAGACCTTTAATCCGATAGGCCTGTAGCAGGTTGGTCAGGTCACTCTGTGCTTTGGCTTGGTTGTAGACATCCCGCACTTTAAGTTTGATCATCTCCTGCAGCTCTTCCTCGGCCAGTGCATCATTGCCAGAAAAGCTGATCTCATGGATCATGGGGTTTTCTACAACTTTAACGATCAAAGTCGAACCGTCACGCTCAAACTTAACATCTTTGA
This genomic window contains:
- a CDS encoding OmpH family outer membrane protein, whose amino-acid sequence is MWKSWTQILPVFVLSMSLLFPVAQSRAAEVKIAVINTQQAIAQSIAARSARKMLKRKLESRQKRVSGKEQELKKLRLDQQQKSRLLTQDARDQLRVRLSQKERDFQRFFEDSNRDQQAEATRVTRRITNAVREVIEDISRQRGFILVLDKRMTAFNAPNIDITDDVLAIVNERTKDWYQE
- the fabZ gene encoding 3-hydroxyacyl-ACP dehydratase FabZ, which encodes MSQDPISLQEILSFLPHRYPFLLIDRIVEAVPGERILALKNVSFNEPHFQGHFPDHPVMPGVLILEAMAQAGALLAGHTDPESIRGQLVYFMAIDKARFRKPVVPGHQLHIEMTLLKRRREVWRFGGKAMVDGEVAAEAQVMAMTRNRDEI
- the bamA gene encoding outer membrane protein assembly factor BamA; this translates as MKPGRFVRISSLFFLMLLLAMPVGRAMAQANGETIVNIEVQGARWIEKETVKSYLELEPGDSFHPSKLAGSLRALHKTGFFKDVKFERDGSTLIVKVVENPMIHEISFSGNDALAEEELQEMIKLKVRDVYNQAKAQSDLTNLLQAYRIKGLFLATIDLDVKTLSGNRVELVFDIEEGEKSKVREVRIIGNKNISDKKLRDALSIQPTNWLSWLTEKNTYDKEKLLYDKEQLRTAYQNGGYARVQVNSSIAELTPDKKAFVITHALTEGARYKFAKSSISGDFDELPEAKLYEALKVAEGAWFSRRAVRKSIEQLTDLIGDFGYAFLDIRPKLAYDDETHTVGINFKVTKGRRVYVSRVDVVGNTRTRDSVIRRAVQVVEGDRFSSSKVRKTKESLKRLDFFEKVEIETPQTQDPDQVNVKVKVEEKPTGSFSIGAGFSTTDKVVTSASVTQKNFLGRGQNLSFSASLSASTADFDLSFTEPYFLGKPISAGFDIYNRKVQDSSTTSYDRSTYGLGLRLGAPLSDNLYNNISYHLRHVEIHDIDSNASTYVQAQYANSPYLQSMLRYDVNMNKVKREEQSPVGGHSHSLRTDLSGLGGDVRFLRLSSDNHLYHSIRPGGKLVAHMRMKAGIVESWSGDVPIYEKYQIGGSQSIRGFRSSGIGPRGVSDGDSMGGNAYASTNMELIFPMIGLEDKGVKGITFFDAGILSNFDTLGSDVYESTSPRVSAGVAVDWNSPFGPLRVNLGFPLMKEHWDKTRTFDFSVGTSL